In Candidatus Binataceae bacterium, a single window of DNA contains:
- the fusA gene encoding elongation factor G — translation MARETPIEDVRNIGIMAHIDAGKTTTTERVLYYTGINYKIGEVHEGTATMDWMVQEQERGITITSAATTCFWRDHRINIIDTPGHVDFTIEVERSLRVLDGAVAVFCAVGGVEPQSETVWRQADKYRVPRIAFINKMDRIGADFERVVGEIRDKLKAKPLVLQLPIGAEDKFTGVVDLIEQRALVWDEDRLGANYRLEEIPADLKESARGWREKMIETLADHDERIMEMFLEGKEEPSAEQLRKAIRVATLNIEAIPVLMGSAFRNKGVQLMLDAVVDYLPSPLDVPPVMGKVGDKMEERWPRDDAPFSALAFKIMTDPYIGTLTFLRVYSGRLESGSSVLNSTKLKRERIGRLVKMHANKREEISEVFAGDICAVGLRDTTTGDTLCDPAHPIVLESIEFPDPVIQIAIEPKTKADQDRLGESLSKLAREDPSFRVSVNRETSQTLIAGMGELHLEIIVDRLLREFKVDANVGKPQVAYRETIRKPAEAEGRFVRQSGGHGQFGVVDLRIEPLEKGGGFEFVDSTKGGAIPRNFIPSIEDGVKEAMETGVLAGYPMVDVRVSLLDGKYHEVDSSELAFKIAASMGFREAAGRADAVLLEPVMEVEVVMPQEFMGEVIGDLNGRRGKILNMENRAGAQVVEARVPLATMFGYATRLRSMTQGRATYTMQFGAYEPVPQNIYLELMERSGENAERARA, via the coding sequence ATGGCGCGTGAAACTCCCATAGAAGACGTGCGCAATATCGGCATCATGGCGCACATCGACGCCGGCAAGACCACCACGACCGAGCGGGTGCTGTACTACACCGGGATCAACTACAAGATCGGTGAAGTGCACGAAGGCACGGCCACGATGGACTGGATGGTGCAGGAGCAGGAGCGCGGCATCACCATCACTTCGGCGGCGACCACCTGTTTCTGGCGCGACCATAGGATCAACATCATCGACACGCCCGGCCACGTCGATTTCACGATCGAGGTCGAGCGCAGCCTGCGCGTGCTCGACGGCGCGGTCGCCGTGTTCTGCGCGGTCGGCGGAGTCGAGCCGCAATCCGAGACCGTCTGGCGTCAGGCCGACAAGTATCGCGTTCCGCGCATCGCGTTCATCAACAAGATGGACCGCATCGGCGCCGACTTCGAGCGCGTGGTCGGAGAGATTCGCGACAAACTCAAGGCCAAGCCGCTGGTGCTCCAGCTGCCGATCGGCGCCGAGGACAAGTTCACGGGCGTCGTCGATCTGATCGAGCAGCGCGCGCTCGTGTGGGACGAGGATCGCCTCGGCGCCAACTATAGGCTCGAGGAGATCCCGGCCGATCTCAAGGAGAGCGCGCGCGGTTGGCGTGAGAAGATGATCGAAACGCTCGCCGATCACGACGAGCGGATCATGGAAATGTTCCTCGAGGGCAAGGAAGAGCCGTCGGCCGAGCAGTTGCGCAAGGCGATCCGCGTGGCCACGCTCAATATCGAAGCGATCCCGGTGCTGATGGGTTCGGCCTTCCGCAACAAGGGCGTGCAGCTGATGCTCGACGCGGTGGTCGACTATCTGCCCTCCCCGCTCGACGTTCCGCCGGTGATGGGCAAGGTCGGCGACAAGATGGAAGAGCGCTGGCCGCGCGACGACGCGCCGTTCAGCGCGCTCGCATTCAAGATCATGACCGATCCCTACATCGGCACGCTGACCTTTTTGCGCGTGTACTCGGGACGGCTGGAGAGCGGATCGTCGGTGCTCAACTCGACCAAGCTCAAGCGCGAGCGAATCGGGCGGCTGGTCAAGATGCACGCCAATAAGCGCGAAGAGATTTCCGAGGTTTTCGCCGGCGACATCTGCGCCGTGGGCCTGCGCGATACCACCACCGGCGACACGCTTTGCGACCCGGCGCATCCGATCGTGCTCGAGTCGATCGAATTTCCCGATCCGGTCATCCAGATCGCGATCGAGCCCAAGACCAAGGCCGACCAGGATCGCCTGGGCGAGTCGCTCTCCAAGCTCGCGCGCGAGGACCCGTCCTTCCGCGTGAGCGTCAACCGCGAGACCAGCCAAACGCTGATCGCCGGGATGGGCGAGCTGCACCTCGAGATCATCGTCGACCGCCTGCTGCGCGAATTCAAGGTCGACGCCAACGTGGGCAAGCCGCAGGTCGCCTACCGCGAAACCATCCGCAAGCCCGCGGAGGCCGAGGGCCGCTTCGTGCGTCAGAGCGGGGGCCACGGTCAGTTCGGCGTGGTCGATCTGCGGATCGAGCCGCTCGAGAAGGGTGGCGGATTCGAGTTCGTCGATTCAACCAAGGGCGGCGCGATTCCGCGCAACTTCATCCCGTCGATCGAAGACGGCGTGAAGGAGGCGATGGAGACCGGCGTGCTGGCTGGTTACCCGATGGTGGACGTGCGGGTATCGCTGCTCGACGGCAAGTACCACGAGGTCGACTCCTCGGAACTTGCGTTCAAGATTGCGGCTTCGATGGGCTTTCGCGAGGCCGCCGGCAGGGCCGATGCGGTGCTGCTCGAGCCGGTGATGGAAGTCGAAGTGGTGATGCCGCAGGAGTTCATGGGCGAGGTCATCGGCGATCTCAACGGGCGCCGCGGCAAGATTCTCAACATGGAGAACCGCGCCGGCGCCCAGGTGGTCGAAGCCCGCGTGCCGCTCGCCACGATGTTCGGTTACGCGACCCGCCTGCGCTCGATGACGCAGGGGCGGGCGACCTACACGATGCAGTTCGGCGCCTACGAACCGGTGCCGCAGAACATATACCTGGAGTTGATGGAGCGCAGCGGCGAGAACGCCGAACGCGCTCGGGCCTGA
- the rpoC gene encoding DNA-directed RNA polymerase subunit beta', translated as MEDLFGIFEKPKNPLAFNAIRIAIASPEMIRSWSHGEVKKPETINYRTFKPERDGLFCAKIFGPTKDYECNCGKYKRMRHRGVVCEKCGVEVIQSKVRRERMGHIDLAAPVAHIWFLRSLPSRIGTLVDMTLKELEKVLYFESYVVLDPGETPLQHKELLTERKYREAREQYADGFKAEMGAEAIRTLLAGLDLDKLAEDLRVEMKATASEARRKKVAKRLKVVNAFRDSGNRPEWMILTILPVIPPDLRPLVPLDGGRFATSDLNDLYRRVINRNNRLKRLIELSAPDIIVRNEKRMLQEAVDALFDNGRRGRAITGPAKRPLKSLSDMLKGKSGRFRQNLLGKRVDYSGRSVIVVGPELRLHQCGLPKKMALELFKPFIYSKLEEKGYVTTIKSAKKMVEKEGKDVWDILDDVIREHPVLLNRAPTLHRLGIQAFEPVLIEGKAIQLHPLVCVAYNADFDGDQMAVHVPLSIEAQVESRALMMSTNNILSPASGKPIIVPTQDMVLGLYYMTRERPLARGEGKRFASPAEVRIAYDHGEVDLHARITVRMPVVRMMAAQPMDEEDEHRRGAGPSIAHSSDAANYERVETTVGRVLLYEIVPPVVPFSEVNKTMKKRELGNLIDLTYRRAGNKATVIFADRLKDVGFDFATRAGISISIKDMTIPAKKAELLDKAQKDVSEIQKQYNNGVITDGERYNKVVDIWAEVQDEIGSAVLKGLATEVFRGKDREGKEKEERGPSFNPIFIMADSGARGSEQQIRQLAGLRGLMAKPSGEIIETPITANFREGLTVLQYFISTHGARKGLADTALKTANSGYLTRRLVDVAQDSIITEDDCGTLDGIEMTPLVEGGEVIEGLGDRVLGRVALEEIHDPFTNTVLVRANEMIDEDKVAAIEEAGLERVKIRSVLTCQSRQGVCVKCYGRDLGRGHQVNMGEAIGIMAAQSIGEPGTQLTMRTFHIGGTASRRAEQTTLEARNEGIVRLHNVKTVPSRDGSLIVMSRHGEVAIVTQVTAGESNAVRERERERYPLVYGAKLRKADGERVKGGELIAEWDPYTTPIITEVDGTIKYGDIIEGKTMEERVDERTGARSNVIVEAAKDLDVRPRISIKDESGKTSRLPASEQFARYYLPVGSYINTAEGTTVHAGDVIAKIPRETTKTKDITGGLPRVAELFEARKPKEFAVISEIDGQVSFGKDTKGKRKVVVTPEVGEPREYLIAKGKHIGVHEGDMVRAGEPLMEGSSNPHDILTILGEKALAKYLVDEIQEIYRLQGVRINDKHIEVIVRQMLRRVRIKEVGDTDFLVGDQTEKWRFDEENARVLTKGGEPAIAEPLLLGITKASLSTESFISAASFQETTRVLTEAAINGKVDRLVGLKENVIMGRLIPAGTGLPTYNRVEVVAEALPPGEEAEKADLVEATAAAGD; from the coding sequence ATGGAAGACCTTTTCGGAATTTTTGAAAAGCCCAAGAACCCGCTGGCGTTCAACGCTATCCGCATCGCGATCGCATCGCCCGAGATGATCCGGTCGTGGTCGCACGGCGAGGTCAAGAAGCCGGAGACGATCAACTACCGCACCTTCAAGCCGGAGCGGGACGGGCTCTTTTGCGCCAAGATTTTCGGTCCGACCAAGGACTACGAGTGCAACTGCGGCAAGTACAAGCGCATGCGGCATCGCGGCGTGGTCTGCGAGAAGTGCGGCGTCGAGGTTATCCAGTCCAAGGTGCGGCGCGAGCGGATGGGTCATATCGATCTGGCCGCGCCGGTCGCGCATATCTGGTTTCTGCGCTCGCTCCCCTCGCGCATCGGCACCCTGGTGGACATGACGCTCAAGGAGCTCGAGAAGGTGCTCTACTTCGAGAGCTACGTGGTGCTCGATCCGGGCGAGACGCCGCTGCAGCACAAGGAACTGCTGACCGAGCGCAAGTACCGCGAGGCGCGCGAGCAGTACGCCGACGGCTTCAAGGCCGAGATGGGGGCCGAGGCGATTCGCACGCTGCTCGCCGGGCTCGACCTGGACAAGCTTGCCGAGGATCTGCGCGTCGAGATGAAGGCGACGGCGAGCGAGGCGCGGCGCAAGAAGGTGGCCAAACGGCTCAAGGTCGTCAACGCCTTTCGCGACTCGGGCAACCGCCCCGAATGGATGATCCTGACCATCCTGCCGGTCATTCCGCCCGATCTGCGCCCGCTGGTGCCGCTCGACGGCGGCCGCTTCGCGACCTCCGACCTGAACGATCTCTACCGGCGCGTGATCAATCGCAACAATCGGCTGAAGCGGCTTATCGAGCTGAGCGCACCCGACATCATCGTGCGCAACGAAAAGCGCATGCTGCAGGAGGCGGTCGACGCGCTGTTCGACAACGGCCGGCGCGGGCGCGCGATCACGGGACCGGCCAAGCGGCCGCTGAAATCGCTGAGCGACATGCTCAAGGGCAAGTCCGGACGCTTTCGGCAGAACCTGCTCGGCAAGCGGGTGGACTATTCGGGCCGCTCGGTCATCGTGGTCGGCCCCGAGCTCAGGCTCCATCAGTGCGGATTGCCCAAGAAGATGGCGCTCGAGCTGTTCAAGCCGTTTATCTATTCCAAGCTCGAGGAGAAGGGCTACGTCACGACCATCAAGAGCGCCAAGAAGATGGTCGAGAAAGAAGGCAAGGACGTCTGGGATATCCTCGATGACGTAATCCGCGAGCATCCGGTGCTGCTCAACCGCGCCCCGACGCTCCATCGGCTCGGCATCCAGGCCTTCGAGCCGGTGCTGATCGAGGGCAAGGCGATCCAGCTTCATCCGCTGGTCTGCGTCGCCTACAACGCGGACTTCGATGGCGACCAGATGGCGGTGCACGTGCCGCTCTCGATCGAGGCGCAGGTCGAGTCGCGCGCGCTGATGATGTCGACCAACAATATCCTCTCGCCCGCCAGCGGCAAGCCGATCATCGTGCCCACCCAGGACATGGTGCTCGGGCTCTACTACATGACGCGCGAGCGGCCGCTCGCCCGCGGCGAGGGCAAGCGCTTCGCGAGCCCGGCCGAGGTCCGTATCGCCTACGACCACGGCGAAGTCGACCTCCACGCGCGCATCACGGTGCGGATGCCGGTGGTGCGGATGATGGCGGCGCAGCCGATGGACGAAGAGGACGAACACCGGCGCGGCGCGGGGCCGTCGATAGCGCACTCCTCGGACGCGGCCAACTATGAACGGGTCGAGACCACGGTGGGCCGCGTGCTGCTCTACGAGATCGTGCCGCCGGTGGTGCCGTTCTCCGAAGTCAACAAGACGATGAAGAAGAGGGAGCTCGGCAACCTGATCGATCTGACTTACCGCCGGGCCGGCAATAAGGCGACCGTCATCTTCGCCGACCGCCTGAAGGACGTCGGCTTCGATTTCGCAACCCGCGCCGGGATTTCGATTTCGATTAAGGACATGACGATCCCGGCTAAGAAGGCCGAGCTGCTGGATAAGGCGCAGAAGGACGTAAGCGAGATCCAGAAGCAATACAACAACGGCGTCATCACCGACGGCGAGCGCTACAACAAGGTTGTCGACATTTGGGCCGAGGTGCAGGACGAGATTGGCTCGGCCGTGCTCAAGGGGTTGGCGACCGAGGTGTTCCGCGGCAAGGATCGCGAGGGCAAGGAGAAGGAGGAGCGCGGACCGTCGTTCAACCCGATCTTCATCATGGCCGATTCGGGCGCGCGCGGTTCCGAGCAGCAGATTCGCCAGCTCGCCGGGCTGCGCGGCCTGATGGCCAAGCCGTCGGGCGAGATCATCGAAACTCCGATCACGGCCAACTTCCGCGAAGGCCTGACCGTGCTGCAATACTTCATCTCGACCCACGGCGCGCGAAAAGGCCTCGCCGACACGGCGCTCAAGACCGCCAACTCGGGCTATCTCACGCGCCGCCTGGTCGACGTCGCCCAGGATTCGATCATCACCGAGGACGACTGCGGCACGCTCGACGGAATCGAGATGACGCCGCTCGTCGAAGGGGGCGAGGTTATCGAGGGGCTTGGCGACCGGGTGCTCGGACGGGTGGCGCTGGAGGAAATCCACGACCCGTTCACCAACACCGTGCTGGTGCGGGCCAACGAGATGATCGACGAGGACAAGGTGGCCGCGATCGAGGAGGCCGGTCTTGAGCGGGTCAAGATCCGCTCGGTGCTGACCTGTCAGTCGCGCCAGGGCGTCTGCGTCAAATGCTACGGGCGCGACCTCGGCCGCGGGCATCAGGTCAACATGGGCGAGGCGATCGGAATCATGGCTGCGCAGTCGATCGGCGAGCCGGGCACGCAGCTGACGATGCGCACGTTCCATATCGGCGGCACCGCCAGCCGGCGCGCCGAACAGACCACTCTGGAGGCGCGCAACGAAGGTATCGTGCGCCTGCACAACGTCAAGACCGTGCCGAGCCGCGACGGCAGCCTGATCGTGATGTCGCGCCACGGCGAGGTCGCGATCGTCACCCAGGTCACGGCGGGCGAGTCGAACGCCGTGCGCGAGCGCGAACGCGAGCGCTACCCGCTGGTTTACGGGGCCAAGCTGCGCAAGGCCGACGGCGAACGGGTCAAGGGCGGCGAGCTCATCGCGGAGTGGGATCCGTACACTACGCCGATCATCACCGAGGTCGACGGCACGATTAAGTACGGCGATATCATCGAGGGCAAGACGATGGAGGAGCGGGTGGACGAGCGCACCGGCGCGCGCTCCAACGTCATCGTCGAAGCCGCCAAGGACCTCGACGTGCGGCCGCGCATCTCGATCAAGGACGAGAGCGGCAAGACCTCGCGGCTTCCGGCGAGCGAGCAGTTCGCGCGCTACTATCTGCCGGTCGGCTCCTACATCAACACGGCCGAAGGCACGACGGTGCACGCGGGCGACGTGATCGCCAAGATCCCGCGGGAGACGACCAAGACCAAGGACATCACGGGCGGATTGCCGCGCGTCGCTGAACTGTTCGAGGCGCGCAAGCCCAAGGAGTTCGCGGTCATCTCGGAAATCGACGGCCAGGTCTCCTTCGGCAAGGACACCAAGGGCAAGCGCAAGGTCGTGGTCACGCCCGAAGTCGGCGAGCCGCGCGAATATCTGATCGCCAAGGGCAAGCATATCGGCGTGCACGAGGGCGACATGGTCCGCGCCGGCGAGCCGCTGATGGAAGGGTCGTCCAATCCGCACGACATCCTGACCATCCTCGGCGAGAAGGCGCTCGCCAAGTACCTGGTCGACGAAATCCAGGAGATCTACCGGCTCCAGGGCGTGCGCATCAACGACAAACATATCGAGGTCATCGTGCGCCAGATGCTCCGCCGGGTGCGGATCAAGGAGGTCGGCGACACCGACTTTCTGGTCGGCGATCAGACCGAGAAGTGGCGCTTCGACGAGGAGAACGCGCGTGTCCTGACCAAGGGCGGCGAGCCGGCGATCGCCGAGCCGCTCCTTTTAGGCATCACCAAGGCGTCGCTCTCGACCGAAAGCTTCATCTCGGCGGCCTCGTTCCAGGAGACCACGCGGGTGCTGACCGAGGCGGCGATTAACGGCAAGGTGGATCGGCTCGTCGGGCTCAAAGAGAACGTCATTATGGGCCGGCTTATCCCGGCCGGGACGGGCTTGCCGACCTATAACCGGGTCGAAGTCGTGGCCGAGGCGCTGCCGCCCGGAGAGGAGGCGGAAAAGGCCGATCTGGTGGAGGCTACCGCGGCGGCCGGAGATTGA
- the rpsJ gene encoding 30S ribosomal protein S10 has product MNEKIRIRLKAYDYRLLDQSVREIVDTIRRTGGRVAGPIPLPTRIERFTVNRSPHVDKKSREHFEIRTHKRLLDVLEPTQQTIDALGKLDLAAGVDVEIKLE; this is encoded by the coding sequence ATGAACGAAAAGATCCGCATACGCCTTAAGGCGTACGACTACCGGCTACTCGACCAGTCGGTGCGCGAGATCGTGGACACGATCCGGCGCACCGGCGGGCGCGTGGCGGGACCGATCCCGCTGCCCACGCGGATCGAGCGCTTTACCGTCAACCGCTCGCCGCACGTGGACAAGAAGTCGCGCGAGCACTTCGAGATTCGCACGCACAAGCGGCTGCTCGACGTGCTTGAACCGACCCAGCAAACCATCGACGCGCTCGGCAAGCTCGACCTCGCCGCGGGCGTCGACGTGGAAATCAAACTCGAGTAG
- the rpsG gene encoding 30S ribosomal protein S7: MSRKGQARVREVTPDPKFHDRTLAKFVNVVMVQGKKSLAEQILYRALDTIAERSKEDGLVVFKRALDNIRPAVEVRSRRVGGANYQVPVEVRPVRRNSLAMRWLVTAARARGEKSMEERLAVEILEAAANRGGAVKKREDTHRMAEANKAFAHYRW, translated from the coding sequence ATGTCACGCAAGGGTCAGGCCCGCGTCCGGGAAGTAACCCCGGACCCAAAGTTCCACGATCGCACGCTCGCCAAGTTCGTGAACGTGGTGATGGTGCAGGGAAAGAAGTCGCTCGCCGAGCAGATTCTCTATCGCGCGCTCGATACGATTGCCGAGCGCTCCAAGGAGGACGGGCTCGTGGTGTTCAAGCGCGCGCTCGACAATATCCGGCCGGCGGTCGAAGTGCGGTCGCGGCGGGTGGGCGGCGCCAACTACCAGGTGCCGGTCGAAGTGCGCCCGGTGAGGCGCAATTCGCTCGCGATGCGCTGGCTGGTGACGGCGGCGCGCGCGCGCGGCGAGAAGTCGATGGAAGAGCGGCTGGCGGTCGAGATTCTGGAAGCGGCGGCCAATCGCGGCGGCGCGGTCAAGAAGCGCGAGGATACGCATCGGATGGCCGAGGCCAACAAGGCCTTCGCCCATTATCGCTGGTAG
- the rpsL gene encoding 30S ribosomal protein S12, with product MPTINQLIRQARIKKRYKMSAPALQGSPQKRGVCTQVKTTTPKKPNSALRKVARVRLSNGYEVNTYIPGVGHNLQEHSVVLIRGGRVKDLPGVRYHVIRGTLDSIGVQERRKGRSKYGSKKPK from the coding sequence GTGCCGACCATCAACCAGCTTATTCGCCAGGCGCGGATCAAGAAGCGCTACAAGATGAGCGCGCCGGCCCTGCAGGGCTCGCCGCAAAAGCGCGGCGTGTGCACGCAGGTCAAGACCACGACGCCCAAGAAGCCCAACTCGGCGCTGCGCAAGGTCGCGCGCGTGCGGCTCTCCAACGGCTACGAGGTCAACACCTACATTCCGGGAGTCGGGCACAATCTGCAGGAGCACTCGGTGGTGCTGATCCGCGGCGGCCGCGTCAAGGATCTGCCCGGGGTGCGATATCACGTAATCCGCGGCACGCTGGATTCGATCGGCGTGCAAGAACGGCGCAAGGGCCGCTCCAAATACGGCTCGAAAAAGCCGAAATAG
- the tuf gene encoding elongation factor Tu: protein MGKAKFERTKPHANVGTIGHIDHGKTTLTAAITKVLAAKKLAQFIAFDQIDKAPEERERGITIAIAHVEYETPNRHYAHVDCPGHADYIKNMITGAAQMDGAILVVGANDGPMPQTREHILLARQVGVPSIVVFMNKVDMVDDPELLDLVELEVRDLLKKYEFPGDDIPVIRGSALKALNCGCGKDDCANCKPILDLMAAVDSYIPQPKREIDKPFLMPVEDVFSISGRGTVVTGRVERGKIKVGEEVEIVGFRDTTKTVVTGVEMFRKILDEGQAGDNIGVLLRGTKREEIERGQVLAKPASITPHTNFEAEAYILTKEEGGRHTPFFTGYRPQFYFRTTDVTGVLNLPEGTEMVMPGDNIKITGELITPVAMDEGLRFAIREGGRTVGAGVVSKVLK from the coding sequence ATGGGCAAGGCTAAATTCGAACGAACCAAGCCGCACGCGAACGTGGGCACGATCGGCCATATCGACCACGGCAAAACCACGCTGACCGCGGCGATCACCAAAGTGCTCGCTGCGAAGAAACTTGCCCAGTTCATCGCCTTCGATCAGATCGACAAGGCGCCCGAGGAGCGCGAACGCGGCATCACGATCGCGATCGCGCACGTCGAGTACGAGACTCCCAATCGCCACTACGCGCACGTCGATTGCCCGGGCCACGCCGACTACATCAAGAACATGATCACCGGCGCGGCGCAGATGGACGGCGCGATCCTGGTGGTTGGCGCCAACGACGGTCCGATGCCGCAGACGCGCGAACATATCCTGCTCGCCCGCCAGGTCGGCGTGCCTTCGATCGTGGTCTTCATGAACAAGGTCGACATGGTCGACGACCCCGAGCTGCTCGACCTGGTCGAGCTCGAAGTGCGCGACCTGCTGAAAAAGTACGAATTTCCAGGCGATGATATCCCGGTCATCCGCGGCAGCGCCCTTAAGGCGCTCAACTGCGGCTGTGGCAAGGACGACTGCGCCAATTGCAAGCCGATCCTCGACCTGATGGCGGCGGTCGACAGCTACATCCCGCAGCCCAAGCGCGAGATCGACAAGCCCTTCCTGATGCCGGTCGAGGACGTGTTCTCGATCTCCGGCCGCGGCACCGTGGTCACCGGACGCGTCGAGCGCGGCAAGATCAAGGTCGGCGAGGAAGTGGAAATCGTCGGCTTCCGCGACACCACCAAGACCGTGGTCACCGGGGTCGAGATGTTCCGCAAGATTCTCGACGAGGGCCAGGCCGGCGACAATATCGGCGTGCTCCTGCGCGGCACCAAGCGCGAGGAGATCGAGCGCGGGCAGGTCTTGGCCAAGCCGGCGAGCATCACGCCGCACACCAATTTCGAGGCCGAGGCCTACATCCTGACCAAGGAAGAGGGCGGACGGCATACGCCGTTCTTCACCGGCTACCGGCCACAGTTCTATTTCCGCACCACCGACGTCACGGGCGTGCTCAACCTGCCCGAGGGGACGGAGATGGTGATGCCCGGCGATAACATCAAGATTACGGGCGAACTGATTACGCCGGTTGCAATGGACGAGGGGCTGCGCTTCGCCATCCGTGAGGGCGGTCGCACCGTCGGTGCGGGCGTGGTTTCCAAGGTTCTGAAGTAG